Proteins encoded by one window of Vitis vinifera cultivar Pinot Noir 40024 chromosome 10, ASM3070453v1:
- the LOC100244313 gene encoding (3S)-linalool/(E)-nerolidol /(E,E)-geranyl linalool synthase (The RefSeq protein has 5 substitutions compared to this genomic sequence), translated as MSSAHTWSIAKDQNLVSIPSEKDNHPSTEYPSPTNEFYMEHAQKLEEVRSVLKEVGEDTLEALLMIDAIQRLGIDYHFHGEIEVVLQRLHTKFNTLSDCHNNLYELALGFRLLRQEGYYVSADVFNNLKDTEGKIQEKLSEDIKGLMGLYEASQLCIKGEDILEEIGNFSSQLLNAWNTHNDHSQARIVRNTLGHPHHKSLARFMAKSFLSDFQGTDGWVNVFRELAKMDFNVVKSIHQKEMLQVSKWWKDLGLAKELKFARNQPLKWYMWPLAVLPDPSLSEQRVELTKPISLVYIIDDIFDVHGTLDELTLFTEAVNRWEYAAVEQLPDYMKICFNALNGITNEISSKVYNDHGWNPMESLRKAWACLCNAFLVEAKWFADGHVPKADEYLKNGVISSGVHVVLVHMFFLLGHGITKRNVDIVDDFPEIISSVAKILRLWDDLGSAKDENQDGHDGSYLECYMKEKPGTSIENARCHVMHTISETWKSLSNECLAPNPFSTCFTNACLNVARMVPLMYSYDDNRCLPSLEEHMKSLVYESVSS; from the exons ATGCCAAGTGCTCACACATGGAGCATTGCTAAGGATCAGAACTTGGTTTCTATCCCCTCAGAAAAGGATAATCATCCATCCACAGAATATCCCAGCCCCACT AATGAATTTTACATGGAACATGCACAAAAACTGGAGGAAGTTAGGAGCGTACTCAAGGAGGTAGGAGAAGATACATTGGAAGCTTTGCTCATGATTGATGCCATCCAACGCCTAGGCATTGACTACCATtttcatggagagattgaagtgGTACTACAGAGACTACATACGAAATTTAACACTCTGAGTGATTGCCATAACAATCTCTACGAACTAGCACTTGGCTTCCGGCTATTGAGACAAGAAGGTTACTATGTGAGTGCAG ATGTCTTTAACAATCTCAAGGACACAGAGGGAAAGATTCAAGAAAAACTAAGCGAAGATATCAAGGGATTAATGGGTTTGTATGAAGCTTCGCAGCTATGTATAAAGTGGGAAGATATACTCGAAGAAATCGGAAACTTCAGTAGCCAGCTTCTTAATGCATGGAACACGCACAATGATCACAGTCAAGCTAGAATTGTTAGGAACACATTAGGCCATCCCCATCATAAGAGCTTGGCAAGGTTCATGGCCAAAAGCTTTCTTAGCGATTTTCAAGGCACAGATGGATGGGTAAATGTCTTTAGAGAACTAGCAAAAATGGATTTCAATGTAGTTAAATCCATACACCAGAAGGAGATGCTGCAGGTTTCCAA ATGGTGGAAAGATCTAGGTTTGGCCAAGGAGTTGAAGTTTGCAAGAAACCAACCACTGAAATGGTACATGTGGCCCTTGGCGGTCCTCCCAGATCCAAGCTTGTCGGAGCAGAGGGTTGAGCTCACAAAACCCATCTCGCTAGTCTACATAATAGATGACATTTTTGATGTTCATGGAACACTTGATGAACTCACTCTCTTCACAGAAGCTGTCAACAG ATGGGAATATGCGGCTGTTGAACAACTACCAGACTACATGAAGATATGTTTCAATGCTCTTAATGGAATCACCAATGAAATAAGTTCCAAGGTCTACAATGATCATGGGTGGAACCCCATGGAATCTCTTCGAAAGGCA TGGGCATGTTTATGCAATGCATTTCTAGTAGAAGCAAAATGGTTTGCTGATGGACACGTGCCAAAGGCTGATGAGTACTTGAAGAATGGGGTCATTAGCTCCGGAGTACATGTGGTGCTAGTTCATATGTTTTTTCTCCTGGGTCATGGCATAACCAAGAGAAATGTAGACATTGTGGATGATTTTCCTGAGATTATATCTTCGGTCGCAAAAATTCTTCGCCTCTGGGATGACTTGGGAAGCGCCAAG GACGAGAATCAGGATGGGCACGACGGATCATACCTGGAGTGCTACATGAAAGAAAAACCAGGGACTTCCATAGAAAATGCCCGATGCCATGTTATGCATACCATTTCAGAGACATGGAAGAGCCTCAACAATGAATGCCTTGCTCCAAATCCATTTTCAACGTCTTTTACCAAGGCATGTCTCAATGTTGCAAGGATGGTTCCTTTGATGTATAGTTATGATGATAATCGGTGCCTCCCAAGCCTTGAAGAGCACATGAAGTCGCTTGTCTATGAAAGTGTTTCCTCATAA